A genome region from Streptomyces sp. S4.7 includes the following:
- the ureG gene encoding urease accessory protein UreG, producing MHLDHADPYTDPYLDPHGHGAGAARPDGTRRALRIGLGGPVGSGKTATVAALCRALRDQLSIAVVTNDIYTREDAAFLLRNAVLPAERIQAVETGACPHTAIRDDISANLEAVEDLEDSVGPLDLILVESGGDNLTATFSKGLVDAQIFVIDVAGGDDIPRKGGPGVTTSDLLVINKTDLAPYVGSDLGRMASDAKEQRGELPVLFTSLTGPDGVAPVADWVRARFTAWTA from the coding sequence GTGCACCTCGACCACGCCGACCCGTACACCGACCCGTATCTCGACCCGCACGGCCACGGCGCGGGAGCCGCGCGCCCCGACGGCACGCGGCGGGCCCTGCGCATCGGCCTCGGCGGGCCCGTCGGCTCCGGCAAGACCGCGACCGTCGCGGCCCTCTGCCGCGCCCTGCGCGACCAGTTGTCCATCGCCGTCGTCACCAACGACATCTACACCCGGGAGGACGCGGCGTTCCTGCTGCGCAACGCCGTGCTGCCCGCCGAGCGGATCCAGGCCGTCGAGACCGGGGCCTGCCCGCACACCGCGATCCGCGACGACATCTCCGCCAACCTCGAAGCCGTCGAAGACCTGGAGGACTCCGTCGGACCGCTCGATCTGATCCTGGTCGAGTCCGGTGGGGACAATCTCACCGCCACCTTCTCCAAGGGCCTGGTGGACGCGCAGATCTTCGTCATCGACGTCGCCGGCGGCGACGACATCCCCCGCAAGGGCGGCCCCGGCGTCACCACCTCGGACCTGCTGGTGATCAACAAGACCGACCTCGCGCCGTACGTCGGCTCGGACCTCGGGCGCATGGCGTCCGACGCCAAGGAGCAGCGCGGCGAACTGCCCGTCCTGTTCACCTCCCTCACCGGCCCCGACGGGGTGGCCCCGGTGGCCGACTGGGTACGCGCGCGATTCACCGCCTGGACCGCATGA
- a CDS encoding type II toxin-antitoxin system Phd/YefM family antitoxin: MAYEIPVTQARAELADLINRVVYGEEHVVVTRHGKPLVALVSAADLERLESLKSEEAAAAEERVIASVSAIRPVTSASGERADFGIVAKHEPPKRR, from the coding sequence ATGGCTTACGAAATTCCGGTGACGCAAGCGAGGGCGGAACTCGCGGACCTGATCAACCGGGTCGTGTACGGCGAGGAACACGTCGTCGTGACGCGTCACGGCAAGCCGCTCGTAGCCCTGGTGTCGGCCGCTGACCTGGAACGACTGGAGAGCCTCAAGTCCGAGGAGGCGGCTGCCGCCGAGGAGCGCGTGATCGCCTCGGTGAGCGCGATCAGGCCGGTGACGTCCGCTTCGGGCGAACGCGCGGACTTCGGCATCGTGGCGAAGCACGAGCCGCCAAAGAGGCGCTGA
- a CDS encoding C40 family peptidase, with product MSAQTHVPSLLSRAGTASVLLAAVGGTMLAPGAVSEAHAQPAAAKALHVAASKKGAPYKHGAAGPHRFDCSGLTVFSYKKAGKSLPRTAQQQYNKSRRIPASSRKRGDLVFFHYGNSVYHVGIYAGAGKIWHSPKSGQVVRLERIWSKSVRYGRVR from the coding sequence ATGTCCGCGCAGACGCATGTCCCGTCGCTGCTCTCCCGGGCCGGTACCGCATCGGTCCTCCTCGCCGCCGTCGGCGGCACGATGCTGGCGCCCGGCGCCGTGTCCGAGGCCCACGCCCAGCCCGCCGCCGCCAAGGCCCTCCATGTGGCCGCTTCCAAGAAGGGCGCGCCGTACAAGCACGGGGCGGCCGGTCCGCACCGGTTCGACTGCTCGGGCCTGACGGTGTTCTCGTACAAGAAGGCGGGCAAGTCGCTGCCGCGCACGGCGCAGCAGCAGTACAACAAGTCGCGCCGCATCCCGGCCTCCAGCCGCAAACGGGGCGACCTGGTCTTCTTCCACTACGGAAACAGCGTCTACCACGTCGGGATCTACGCCGGGGCCGGGAAGATCTGGCATTCGCCGAAGTCGGGCCAGGTGGTGCGGCTGGAGCGCATCTGGTCCAAGAGCGTCCGGTACGGCCGCGTCCGCTGA
- a CDS encoding ABC transporter permease, producing MPTTPTRRMIGVMLLIPLIAAVALAAFAWPAARVAPHDLPVGVAGPASATAPLQRGFERRPDAFDVHRYEDEAAARAAIEERDIYGAVVATDEGPHLLTASAAGPVVAQLLREAVTAQAPAGVRVRVTDVVATPPGDARGGVFGASMLPLSLAGVATGALVSLLALRGVRALGALFGAAALAGLTATALAHSWLDVLAGDWWAEAGVFGLAVLAIGATVAGLSALLGRAGTGVGALLVVLLGNPLSGVSSAPELLPESVGMIGRWLPPGASGSLLRSVAYFDGNAAGTPALTLTVWAALGLTAVLVAARRTAGAPGTPAPPGTPTPARESAPAA from the coding sequence ATGCCCACCACCCCCACCCGCCGCATGATCGGCGTCATGCTCCTGATCCCCCTGATCGCCGCGGTGGCGCTCGCGGCCTTCGCGTGGCCCGCCGCGCGCGTGGCCCCGCACGATCTGCCGGTCGGCGTCGCCGGGCCGGCCTCGGCGACGGCGCCGCTCCAGCGGGGATTCGAGCGGCGGCCGGACGCCTTCGACGTGCACCGGTACGAAGACGAGGCCGCCGCCCGCGCGGCGATCGAGGAACGGGACATCTACGGGGCCGTGGTCGCCACTGACGAAGGACCGCACCTGCTGACGGCGTCGGCGGCCGGCCCCGTGGTGGCCCAGTTGCTCAGGGAGGCCGTGACCGCGCAGGCACCGGCGGGCGTCCGGGTGCGCGTGACCGACGTGGTCGCGACGCCGCCGGGGGACGCGCGAGGCGGCGTGTTCGGCGCGAGCATGCTGCCGCTGTCCCTGGCGGGCGTCGCCACCGGCGCTCTGGTGAGCCTGCTCGCGCTGCGTGGAGTCCGCGCGCTGGGCGCGCTGTTCGGGGCGGCGGCCCTCGCGGGCCTCACCGCCACCGCCCTCGCCCACAGCTGGCTGGACGTGCTCGCCGGCGACTGGTGGGCGGAGGCAGGAGTGTTCGGGCTCGCCGTACTGGCCATCGGAGCGACCGTGGCCGGACTCTCCGCACTCCTGGGCCGGGCCGGGACCGGCGTCGGCGCCCTGCTGGTGGTGCTGCTCGGCAATCCGCTCTCGGGAGTGTCGAGCGCGCCCGAACTCCTGCCGGAGTCGGTCGGCATGATCGGCCGGTGGCTGCCGCCGGGCGCGAGCGGTTCACTGCTCCGCTCGGTAGCCTACTTCGACGGGAACGCGGCGGGGACGCCCGCGCTGACGCTCACGGTGTGGGCCGCGCTGGGCCTGACCGCGGTGCTGGTGGCAGCACGCCGCACAGCCGGGGCACCCGGGACACCGGCCCCGCCCGGCACCCCGACCCCCGCGCGGGAGTCCGCCCCGGCGGCCTGA
- a CDS encoding urease subunit gamma, protein MQLTPHEQERLLIHVAADVATRRLARGLRLNHPEAVALITSHLLEGAREGRTVAELMASGRKVLTRDDVMEGIPEMIHDVQVEATFPDGTKLVTVHDPIV, encoded by the coding sequence GTGCAGTTGACCCCGCACGAGCAGGAACGTCTGCTCATTCATGTGGCCGCCGACGTGGCCACCAGGCGGCTGGCGCGCGGGCTGCGTCTCAACCACCCCGAGGCGGTCGCCCTGATCACCTCGCACCTCCTCGAAGGCGCCAGGGAAGGCCGTACCGTCGCCGAACTCATGGCGTCCGGACGCAAGGTGCTCACCCGTGACGACGTCATGGAGGGCATCCCCGAGATGATCCACGACGTGCAGGTGGAGGCCACCTTCCCCGACGGAACCAAGCTCGTCACCGTCCACGACCCGATCGTCTGA
- a CDS encoding alpha/beta hydrolase yields the protein MRRTALLGSAGTLLAGTLIATTLAASSASAVGRAADGSQARSAEQKTRSAQAHGAEVAAERAARKGIDWADCPADWALEKPIQCGYVSVPLDYARPNGKQIKIAVDRIGNTGGASERQGSLVYNPGGPGGSGMAFPRRVVTKNAIWADAAKAYDFVGFDPRGVGRSTPISCVDPQEFVKAPKADPVPGSEADKRAQRKLAAEYADGCKERSGWMLPHMTTPNTARDLDVLRAALGDRKLNYVGVSYGTYLGAVYGTLFPSHVRRMVLDSVVNPSKEKIWYQANLDQDVAFEKRFDDWKKWVAENDAAFHIGDTVAKVEKQWDKLRATAEKDPIGGVVGPAELIGLFQSAPYYDSSWVPVADTWSKYLAGDTQALVDAAAPDLSDTVGNARAENSNAVYTAVECADAKWPTSWRTWDRDNTRLHRDHPFLTWANAWMNLPCATWGVEQQTPVEVKTGRGLPPVLIAQSERDAATPYGGAVELHKRFKGSRLITERDAGSHGITNVASPCINDRVESYLLSGELDRRDVTCAPHATPKP from the coding sequence TTGAGACGCACAGCACTACTCGGCTCGGCAGGCACTCTGCTCGCGGGCACGCTCATAGCGACCACGCTCGCCGCCTCGTCGGCGAGCGCCGTCGGCCGCGCGGCCGACGGCTCGCAGGCGCGGAGCGCGGAGCAGAAGACCCGGAGCGCTCAGGCACACGGCGCCGAGGTCGCCGCCGAGCGGGCCGCGAGGAAGGGCATCGACTGGGCGGACTGCCCGGCCGACTGGGCCCTGGAGAAGCCGATCCAGTGCGGCTACGTGAGCGTTCCGCTCGACTACGCCCGTCCGAACGGCAAGCAGATCAAGATAGCCGTCGACCGGATAGGCAACACGGGCGGCGCGAGTGAGCGTCAGGGCTCCCTCGTCTACAACCCCGGTGGCCCCGGCGGTTCCGGAATGGCGTTCCCGCGCCGTGTCGTCACCAAGAACGCCATCTGGGCGGACGCCGCGAAGGCCTACGACTTCGTCGGCTTCGACCCGCGCGGTGTGGGCCGCTCGACGCCCATCTCGTGCGTCGACCCGCAGGAGTTCGTCAAGGCTCCCAAGGCCGACCCCGTCCCCGGCAGTGAGGCCGACAAGCGCGCCCAGCGCAAGCTCGCCGCCGAGTACGCGGACGGCTGCAAGGAGCGCAGCGGCTGGATGCTGCCGCACATGACGACGCCCAACACCGCGCGTGACCTGGACGTCCTGCGGGCCGCGCTCGGCGACAGGAAGCTCAACTACGTCGGCGTCTCCTACGGCACCTACCTGGGCGCCGTCTACGGCACGCTCTTCCCGTCCCATGTGCGACGCATGGTGCTGGACAGCGTGGTCAACCCGTCGAAGGAGAAGATCTGGTACCAGGCCAACCTGGACCAGGACGTCGCCTTCGAGAAGCGCTTCGACGACTGGAAGAAGTGGGTCGCCGAGAACGACGCGGCGTTCCACATCGGCGACACCGTCGCCAAGGTCGAGAAGCAGTGGGACAAGCTCCGCGCCACCGCCGAGAAGGACCCGATCGGCGGCGTCGTGGGACCGGCCGAACTCATCGGTCTGTTCCAGAGCGCTCCGTACTACGACTCCAGCTGGGTGCCGGTCGCCGACACCTGGAGCAAGTACCTGGCCGGAGACACCCAGGCGCTCGTCGACGCCGCCGCACCCGACCTGTCCGACACGGTCGGCAACGCGCGCGCGGAGAACAGCAACGCCGTCTACACCGCGGTCGAGTGCGCCGACGCCAAGTGGCCCACGAGCTGGCGCACCTGGGACCGGGACAACACCCGGCTCCACCGCGACCACCCGTTCCTCACCTGGGCCAACGCCTGGATGAACCTGCCCTGCGCCACCTGGGGCGTGGAGCAGCAGACACCGGTCGAGGTCAAGACGGGCCGGGGCCTGCCGCCCGTACTGATCGCGCAGTCCGAGCGCGACGCCGCCACCCCGTACGGGGGCGCCGTCGAGCTGCACAAGCGCTTCAAGGGCTCACGCCTGATCACCGAGCGGGACGCCGGTTCGCACGGAATCACCAATGTGGCGAGCCCGTGCATCAACGACCGGGTCGAGTCGTATCTGCTCAGCGGCGAGCTCGACCGCCGCGACGTGACGTGCGCGCCGCACGCCACGCCCAAGCCGTAG
- a CDS encoding TetR/AcrR family transcriptional regulator: protein MARVSQQHLDARRRQILDGAARCFARNGFHATSMQDVLREVDLSAGAVYRYFGSKEELIGAIVTEVLDSVRQAFEEAALQSPPDPPDVLVGEVIGRVLRGESVPGAVVGIEMPRLLIQVWGETLRNESLAALLRTGYDTVRVAWVKVVEAYQAAGLMRDDVPAEHVARTMIAAVQGFAAQQALFGEAPVEILQDGLRGLMSMGAQRAG, encoded by the coding sequence ATGGCACGCGTATCGCAACAGCACCTCGATGCCCGCAGGCGACAGATCCTCGACGGTGCCGCGCGCTGTTTCGCGCGCAACGGCTTCCACGCCACGTCCATGCAGGACGTCCTGCGCGAGGTCGACCTCTCCGCCGGCGCCGTCTACCGCTACTTCGGCAGCAAGGAGGAGCTGATCGGGGCGATCGTCACCGAGGTGCTCGACTCCGTCAGGCAGGCGTTCGAGGAGGCCGCGCTCCAGAGCCCGCCCGACCCGCCCGACGTGCTGGTCGGCGAGGTGATAGGGCGCGTGCTGCGCGGGGAGTCCGTCCCGGGCGCCGTCGTCGGCATCGAGATGCCCCGCCTGCTCATCCAGGTGTGGGGGGAGACCCTGCGCAACGAGTCGCTCGCGGCGCTGCTGCGGACCGGCTACGACACGGTGCGCGTCGCCTGGGTGAAGGTCGTCGAGGCGTACCAGGCGGCGGGGCTGATGCGCGACGACGTCCCGGCCGAGCACGTCGCCCGCACGATGATCGCCGCGGTGCAGGGCTTCGCGGCCCAGCAGGCGCTGTTCGGCGAGGCCCCGGTGGAGATCCTGCAGGACGGCCTGCGCGGGTTGATGTCCATGGGCGCGCAAAGGGCCGGTTAA
- a CDS encoding ATP-dependent Clp protease proteolytic subunit, translating into MNRPSARYVLPEFTERTSTGTRSLDPYSKLFEGRIVFLGTALDDTSANDVIAQLLQLEYSAPDQDIALYINSPGGSLSAMSAVYDTMQVVGCDVATTCLGQAVSTAAVLLAAGAPGKRMALPGARVVLQQPGIEEPVRGQPSDLAIHAEELLRLRALMASMLVRHTGRSAERIDNDIDRDTVFDATGAVEYGLVDQVAQDRRASLGLHSPR; encoded by the coding sequence ATGAACCGTCCTTCCGCCCGCTACGTCCTGCCCGAGTTCACCGAGCGGACCTCCACCGGGACCCGGTCCCTCGACCCGTACTCCAAGCTGTTCGAAGGCCGGATCGTCTTCCTCGGCACGGCTCTGGACGACACCTCGGCGAACGACGTGATCGCCCAGCTCCTCCAGCTCGAATACTCGGCGCCCGACCAGGACATCGCCCTTTACATCAACTCCCCCGGCGGCTCCCTCAGCGCCATGTCCGCCGTGTACGACACGATGCAGGTCGTCGGCTGCGACGTGGCGACCACCTGTCTCGGCCAGGCGGTGTCGACCGCCGCCGTCCTGCTGGCCGCCGGGGCGCCCGGCAAGCGGATGGCACTGCCCGGCGCGCGCGTCGTGCTCCAGCAGCCGGGGATCGAGGAGCCCGTACGCGGCCAGCCGTCCGATCTCGCCATCCACGCCGAGGAGTTGCTGCGACTGCGAGCCCTGATGGCGAGCATGCTGGTGCGGCACACCGGCCGGAGCGCCGAGCGGATCGACAACGACATCGACCGGGACACCGTCTTCGACGCGACGGGCGCCGTGGAGTACGGCCTGGTGGACCAGGTCGCACAGGACCGCCGGGCGTCCCTCGGCCTCCACTCCCCCCGGTGA
- a CDS encoding urease accessory UreF family protein, translated as MSRAALLVLADGRFPAGGHAHSGGAEAAVRAGRLTDARDLASFCRGRLHTTGLTAAALAAAAVLGVDPLALDEAADARTPSPALRATARRLGRQMMRAARATWPGPELDALAAARPRGAHQPIVLGLAARSAGLGPEDAAHCVLYETVSGPATAAVRLLSLDPFDATAVLARLAPDIDATALHAVATAHRAVRKGPGALPAASAPLLDITAEAHAAWAVRLFAS; from the coding sequence ATGAGCCGCGCCGCATTGCTCGTCCTCGCCGACGGCCGGTTTCCGGCCGGCGGCCACGCCCACTCGGGCGGCGCCGAGGCGGCCGTCCGCGCGGGGCGGCTCACCGACGCCCGCGACCTCGCGTCCTTCTGCCGGGGCCGGCTCCACACCACCGGCCTCACCGCCGCCGCGCTCGCCGCGGCGGCGGTACTCGGCGTCGACCCCCTCGCGCTCGACGAGGCCGCCGACGCACGCACCCCCTCACCCGCCCTGCGCGCCACCGCCCGCAGACTCGGCCGCCAGATGATGCGCGCCGCACGCGCCACCTGGCCCGGCCCCGAACTCGACGCGCTGGCGGCGGCACGCCCGCGCGGGGCCCACCAGCCGATCGTCCTCGGCCTCGCCGCACGCTCGGCCGGCCTCGGACCCGAGGACGCCGCGCACTGCGTCCTGTACGAGACGGTCAGCGGCCCGGCCACCGCCGCCGTACGGCTGCTCAGCCTGGACCCCTTCGACGCGACCGCCGTCCTGGCCCGGCTGGCACCCGACATCGACGCCACCGCACTGCACGCCGTCGCCACCGCGCACCGCGCCGTACGCAAGGGCCCCGGCGCCCTGCCCGCCGCGTCGGCGCCACTGCTCGACATCACCGCCGAGGCTCACGCGGCCTGGGCGGTGCGCCTCTTCGCCTCGTAA
- a CDS encoding urease accessory protein UreD yields the protein MSVHATARITAAPDGRGGTALPVLESAGPLALRRTRAATGSAHVRVTVVGAMSAPLGGDRLALEAVVRDGAALTVDAAAAMIALPGHRAGDEPADHAGYDVRLTVGAGAVLHWLPEQLISVTGSDLRTRTRVELGPAARLVLREELILGRHGEAPGTFTSRLTVHHTGRPLLDQQLALGPGAPGGWDGGAVIGGHRAVGQLLMVAPEFEGKPVAPRLLGDTAVLTALSGPGALVTALAPDARALRQVLDDALADMYR from the coding sequence ATGAGCGTCCACGCGACCGCCCGGATCACCGCCGCGCCGGACGGGCGCGGCGGCACCGCCCTGCCGGTGCTGGAGAGCGCCGGCCCGCTGGCACTGCGCCGTACGCGGGCGGCCACCGGTTCCGCCCACGTGCGCGTCACCGTCGTCGGCGCGATGAGCGCACCCCTCGGCGGTGACCGGCTCGCCCTGGAGGCGGTGGTACGCGACGGGGCAGCCCTCACCGTGGACGCGGCGGCGGCCATGATCGCGCTGCCCGGCCACCGCGCCGGTGACGAGCCCGCCGACCACGCCGGCTACGACGTACGTCTGACGGTCGGCGCGGGCGCCGTACTGCACTGGCTGCCCGAGCAGCTCATCTCCGTCACCGGCAGTGACCTGCGCACGCGCACCCGTGTCGAACTCGGCCCCGCCGCCCGGCTGGTGCTGCGCGAGGAGTTGATCCTCGGCCGCCACGGGGAGGCACCCGGCACCTTCACCTCCCGGCTCACCGTGCACCACACGGGCCGCCCGCTGCTGGACCAGCAACTTGCCCTCGGGCCCGGCGCCCCTGGTGGCTGGGACGGTGGCGCGGTCATCGGCGGCCACCGCGCCGTCGGCCAACTCCTGATGGTGGCACCGGAGTTCGAGGGGAAGCCGGTGGCGCCCCGGCTGCTCGGCGACACCGCCGTACTCACCGCGCTCAGCGGTCCCGGCGCACTGGTGACCGCCCTCGCGCCGGACGCCCGAGCGCTGCGACAGGTCCTGGACGACGCCCTGGCGGACATGTACCGCTGA
- a CDS encoding urease subunit beta, with protein MIPGEILHADDAVPLNEGRPVTRLTVLNAADRPVQIGSHYHFAETNPGLRFDRTAAHGLRLNVAAGTSVRFEPGIPVDVELVPLAGHRVVPGLRGESGGPLDA; from the coding sequence ATGATTCCCGGAGAGATCCTCCACGCCGACGACGCTGTTCCTCTCAACGAGGGCCGCCCCGTCACCCGCCTCACCGTGCTCAACGCCGCCGACCGGCCCGTCCAGATCGGCTCCCACTACCACTTCGCCGAGACCAACCCCGGCCTGCGCTTCGACCGCACCGCCGCGCACGGCCTGCGCCTGAACGTGGCCGCCGGCACGTCCGTACGGTTCGAGCCCGGCATCCCCGTCGACGTCGAACTCGTCCCGCTCGCCGGGCACCGCGTCGTACCGGGCCTGCGCGGCGAGAGTGGAGGCCCCCTCGATGCCTGA
- a CDS encoding ATP-binding protein: MADHQEASVTLPSDPASVPEARRYVARVLTEWGLPGDAETAETVRLIISELATNAVQHTFGRSPTFTVDITLERDEQLRVGVTDSHPRWPRRLPAAVQQDNGRGMVIIRALTVEYGGRLSVTPTADGGKTVWITLPWTVSAQG, from the coding sequence ATGGCAGACCATCAGGAAGCATCCGTCACCCTGCCGAGCGATCCCGCCTCGGTTCCGGAGGCACGCAGATACGTCGCGCGCGTCCTCACGGAGTGGGGTCTGCCCGGCGACGCCGAGACCGCCGAAACGGTTCGCCTGATCATCTCGGAGCTGGCGACCAACGCCGTGCAGCACACCTTCGGGAGGTCACCGACCTTCACGGTCGACATCACCCTGGAGCGCGACGAACAGCTGCGTGTCGGGGTCACCGACAGCCATCCGCGGTGGCCGCGCCGCCTCCCGGCCGCGGTCCAGCAGGACAACGGCCGCGGCATGGTCATCATCCGGGCGCTCACCGTCGAGTACGGCGGCCGACTGTCCGTCACCCCCACCGCGGACGGCGGCAAGACGGTCTGGATCACCCTGCCCTGGACGGTCTCCGCGCAGGGCTGA
- a CDS encoding urease subunit alpha, with translation MPELSRAVYADLFGPTTGDRIRLADTDLLVEIEEDRSGGPGLAGDEAVFGGGKVIRESMGQSRTTRAEGAPDTVLTGAVIIDHWGIVKADIGIRDGRITGIGKAGNPDTMDGVHPDLVIGPETEIIAGNGKILTAGAVDAHVHFISPTLVDQALSSGITTLVGGGTGPAEGTKATTVTPGPWHLARMFAALESAPVNIGLLGKGNTMSRDAMYSQLRGGALGFKIHEDWGATPAVIDACLRVCEETGVQLAIHTDTLNEAGFVADTLAAVAGRTLHAYHSEGAGGGHAPDIITVVSEPYVLPSSTNPTRPHTVNTIDEHLDMLMVCHHLNPAVPEDLAFAESRIRPSTIAAEDILHDLGAISIISSDSQAMGRIGEVVLRTWQTAHVMKKRRGALPGDGRADNHRVRRYVAKYTVNPAVAQGLDHEIGSVETGKLADLVLWDPAFFGVKPQLVIKGGQIAYAQMGDANASIPTPQPVMPRPMFGATGTAPAANSVNFVAQEAIEDALPERLGLGKRFVPIGNTRSVGKADMRQNDALPRVQVDPDTFTVTIDGDVVEPAPAAELPLAQRYFLF, from the coding sequence ATGCCTGAGCTGAGCAGAGCCGTCTACGCCGACCTCTTCGGCCCCACCACCGGCGACCGGATCCGGCTCGCCGACACCGACCTCCTGGTCGAGATCGAGGAGGACCGCTCCGGCGGCCCCGGACTCGCCGGGGACGAGGCGGTGTTCGGCGGCGGCAAGGTGATCCGCGAGTCGATGGGCCAGTCGCGTACGACGCGGGCCGAGGGCGCCCCGGACACGGTGCTCACCGGCGCCGTGATCATCGACCACTGGGGCATCGTCAAGGCCGACATCGGCATCCGGGACGGCCGTATCACCGGCATCGGCAAGGCCGGCAACCCGGACACCATGGACGGCGTCCACCCCGATCTCGTCATCGGACCCGAGACCGAGATCATCGCGGGCAACGGGAAGATCCTCACCGCCGGAGCCGTCGACGCCCACGTCCACTTCATCTCCCCGACCCTCGTCGACCAGGCGCTCTCCTCCGGCATCACCACACTCGTCGGCGGCGGTACGGGACCCGCCGAGGGAACGAAGGCGACGACCGTCACCCCGGGCCCCTGGCACCTGGCACGGATGTTCGCCGCCCTGGAGTCGGCCCCCGTCAACATCGGGCTGCTCGGCAAGGGCAACACGATGTCGCGCGACGCCATGTACTCCCAACTGCGGGGCGGCGCCCTCGGGTTCAAGATCCACGAGGACTGGGGGGCGACCCCGGCCGTCATCGACGCCTGCCTCCGCGTCTGCGAGGAGACCGGCGTACAGCTCGCCATCCACACCGACACGCTCAACGAGGCCGGATTCGTCGCCGACACACTCGCCGCCGTCGCCGGGCGGACCCTGCACGCGTACCACTCGGAGGGCGCGGGCGGCGGTCACGCCCCCGACATCATCACCGTGGTCTCCGAGCCGTACGTCCTGCCCAGCTCGACCAACCCGACGCGGCCGCACACCGTCAACACCATCGACGAACACCTCGACATGCTGATGGTCTGTCACCACCTCAACCCCGCCGTCCCCGAGGACCTGGCGTTCGCCGAGTCACGGATCAGACCGTCCACCATCGCGGCCGAGGACATCCTGCACGACCTCGGAGCGATCTCGATCATCTCCTCCGACTCACAGGCCATGGGCCGCATCGGCGAGGTCGTCCTGCGGACCTGGCAGACCGCGCACGTGATGAAGAAACGCCGGGGCGCACTGCCCGGCGACGGCCGGGCCGACAACCACCGGGTCCGCCGCTACGTCGCCAAATACACCGTCAACCCGGCCGTGGCACAGGGCCTCGACCACGAGATCGGCTCCGTCGAGACCGGCAAGCTCGCCGATCTCGTGCTGTGGGACCCGGCGTTCTTCGGCGTGAAACCCCAACTGGTCATCAAGGGCGGCCAGATCGCGTACGCGCAGATGGGCGACGCCAACGCCTCCATCCCCACCCCGCAACCCGTCATGCCCCGGCCCATGTTCGGCGCGACCGGCACGGCCCCGGCGGCCAACTCCGTCAACTTCGTCGCACAGGAGGCCATCGAGGACGCCCTGCCCGAACGCCTCGGCCTCGGCAAACGCTTCGTGCCCATCGGGAACACCCGCTCCGTCGGCAAGGCCGACATGCGGCAGAACGACGCCCTGCCACGGGTCCAGGTCGACCCCGACACCTTCACGGTGACGATCGACGGCGATGTGGTCGAACCCGCACCCGCCGCCGAACTGCCCCTGGCGCAGCGCTACTTCCTCTTCTGA